TAATCCataaaataactgaaaatattcagattttataaaatattgagaCCTGTtgagaccttttttttcccgCATCACAATAAACTAAAGCTCAGCATGTCTATATTCCTTGTTTTAATCTGTCATGTTTAAGTGaaatatattttgcatatatgcttaaaaattcctttttatttatggacaggtgTATTATTTTTGATCTGCATTATTGCGAGAGGCGATGACTTTCTGGTGGAATATGTCTGCCTTTTTATTGATGaatcgcacgcgtttatcagccttttgaccAAAACGCTgctttttgtaaagtgaaagtacgagccACGGGTTTACACATGCCAATGAACgggctttattttagtcatgaattcatAACCACATTCCAGCTATTGTTTCCAGCTGTGatcaaataatggatgaaataattatttagtgctggacacaaacagctaaaaacatGATTAATATTATTCTAAAAAGCCTGGAGCACTTCATGTTCATATAAGAATATTTACTTGAATATAAATTTCTTTATTCATGTCTTTTGATAGTGCTcaatgtcgacacatttttatgttttaacgaagatatattaatatatttacgaatcaggacatttacatagttaacactatcaaatagcctactatcaggaaattaacttaatttcaagaccatttaaacctaggcattgccatgtctttcattgttttgtcccttttaagacataaaaaaacactgtataccaaactttttattaagatttttaAAGCACGATTTAGGGCATCTCATTtctttattatgaaaataatatgaagcacatatacacacatttatcatcaaagatctattgtaaaacaaatttagtttgctttagcattggaaacaatattgttttaggcttactaattattcattcatcaaaacacaattcttcgttgtacttggtctggcttttagataaagtccttccatgcgccatctggtggatattcagtgaaacacaacatttatttaaattcccgaatgttgcttgtgGAATTGCGATTGTGCGtgcttgtgcatgtgtgtgtttcttagtTCAGTCCTGATATTGTTTAGAtcgtctgagtgtgtgtgtgtgtgtgtgtgttttatcagtccagtccctttgtaTTGAGGAGACGGGTGGCTTGTGGGTAAAAACTGTTACATGGTCTGGATGTGTATGCTCGAATGCTTTGggacctttttccagatggcaggagggtgaagagtgtgtgtgagaggggtgtgtccgatcagccacaatgctggtggctttgcggatgcagcatgtggtgtatatgtcttcaatagaggggaaaGAGACAGCgatgatcttctcagctgtcGTCACTATCCTCTGTAGGGTCTTGCgttccgatatggcacaattcccaaaccagacagtaatGCAGCTCTCAACATGCTCTCGAttgtccctctatagaaggtggtgaggattggtggtggaagctgggccctcctcagccttctcaggaagaaaagCCGTTGTTGGACTTTCTTATGCAGAGAGTTGGTGTcgagggaccaggtgaggttctcCTCCAGATGGACACGCAGAAATTTTGTGCTCTTGACAATCTTCACAGAGGAGCCGTCGATGTTGATCGCTCTGGGTtttcctaaagtcaacaaccatctcttttgtcaaATTGATATGCAGGttgagacaggttgttgtcctTTCACCAGTTTGTTAGCCTcttcacttcctctctgtatgctgactcatTGTTTTTGCTGATGGGACCCACAACGGtcatgtcatcagcaaacttaatgatatgattggagctgtgtgtcgctacacaattatgagtcagcagtgtaaacagcaggggactgagcacacagccctaGGGGGCCCCAATGCTCATCGTGCTCAGCTTCCAGATCAGATGTTGGGGGATATTTGTATTGAAAGCTTCATCAAAATAGATGGAGAGTGTCTGTGAGCAGCAACCTTGGTAGGTTACTCTTTCTATTTTTTGAAGTTTGATTAGACAGTGCTCCAAGAGATGTTCCAAGCtagtaaaatttttaaaacctAACCCTACATTACCTTCTCCACAACTTTGTCtttgacctgtctggtgtgttccttggaCTTTATGATGCTGTTTGGTCACTAATGTTCAATGACAATGAGGGATTCACATAACAGCTGTATCTgtactaaaaataaattttatacgAATGCACTTTATTGACAAAtcaggtgacttctgaaggcaattgCTTTTACTGGATTTTAGTTCTGAATGGGGTCTAAATACAAATTTATGCCAcacttatatacatatatatatatatatatatatatatatatatatatatatattctcccttaaagagaatatatatatatataaacaaaaaaaagctcataaagcaggtcacactttagatttaataatatctttcgGATTAggcataagaaatttattcacaattccactgtctgaagttatatcagaccACTATCTCGTCTTTATTAAAGTGTTATAATGATAATGCATGCATATCACCATGCTACCatactaaacgtacattcacatcaaatacctcACAGgattttatcagtaatctcccagattTAACAACTTTAattggatcaccgtctgaccccacagaactcgatcaggcgattgaatatttagatttaacgttccgttataccttagataatgtagctccagttaaaagaaaaataattagagataagaaacttgctccctggtataacgaccacacacatacattaaaaCAGAccactcggaaattagaacgtaaatagCGTCAagctaaattgttagtatttcaaatagcatggaaggagagcatcctgaactatagaaaagctcttagtgtagctagatcaacatatctctccactcttatagaaaataacaaaaataatcctagatttttactAAATACTGTAGtcaaattaactagaaataagaccacttcagAAATCTTCACAAGAACAtcgtgcaatagtgaggacttcatgaacttttttaataataaaattgtaaatattaggcataaaattgaggttttgaaaccgaacaatgtaattgatgcagatgttaatctagccatgtcagaccagaacctagaatactttactccccttgaagagaatgaactaatttcactcatctcttcttcaaattcatcaacctgtatattagatcctgtaccgacacattttcttaaacagatagtaccagcaataacagaacccctgttgagaataattaattcctcactcagcattggttatgttccaaaatcttttaaattagcagttatcaaaccaataattaagaaacctgacctcgacacacagttatatgtttcagcaaaaccagatgagaaaaactaGCTTACTTAAggtgagcaatgtgtgcaggacataagaaattggatgctaattaacttccttctgcttaatcctgataagacagaagttctagtcataggactgcattcagctagaagtaagattttagatcacactgtaactttagatggcctttctgttccatcagaatgatgcagaaaaactagttcatgcttttatcacctctaggttggactattgtaatgccttactgtctggttgttcaactagatgcataaataagcttcagttagtccagaatgcagcagtgagagttCTTACTAGAACCAGacgatacgagcacatcacccctatattattttcacttcattggctccccgtgaaatttcgcattgattttacaatactactcttgacatataaagcattaaatggtctgagcgaactgctagtgtcttacgatccgccaaaggatgcaggctgcttgtcagtaccgcgtattataaaaaactACATCAGAgggcaaagcttttttttacaaagcagagACAAGTAACTTGTCATGCTTGTCAAGCTGGATAACAATTAAACACCAGCACCAGGGACATTATGTTCTTCAActcaaaacagaacaaaagtagGATTCTGTAGTGACTTACCCTACTGTTGGACTCCCTCCTCCTCATCAAACACTCCAACATGTTTGCGTTTCAGGTGCTGGATCATTGCCATGGTGCCCCCGAGCCACGCCATGtcgcttttgcattttttgcagttaacacactttttctgtttatttggtGTGAAATGCTCTTTGCACCTTGGATGACTTGGGTCGCACAGATTTCTCTGCCTCTGCCATGTACTGTATCTTTCCTCTAACTCCGCTggttttttaaaattcatttttgcTCCGTCCTGTCTTTGAGGCGCcgaactctgctagcatcagtgcgcGAGAGGGACTGAGTGTGTTCACTCTGCTCCGCGTTCAACtaaagttttaatgtttttttaacccTCATTGACCTGCTGTATGTTGTGTTGCTGTTGTTGACATTTTCACTATTTAATATTCATCATTTACAAATGTATTGTGTTTAAAAGTATTGGGGTCGGGGTTTGTGATGAAATAGACAACTCTACTAAAAAGCATGCATGCAATCCAGTGTgagcataaagtttgcatgttgcaCATAACCAGCTGTGACCTCAACTTCCTGTCCTGAGAGGAGATACAGTTTACAAAACCACATGCAGAGGTGCAGGCTTGAGTGAAGCCCATAAAgatctgaagaaaaaaataaattgtagatttttttgttgttgtatttttcagtttcttagagtaaaagaacaaaacatcAATGATGACTGACACAGTTTCTGTAAACTCACTAGATCTAAAGGACGAAAATGATCTTTATGAAGTTATCTACATGGAAGAAATCAAAGAATCTCATGTGACCACAAGTGATAAAGGAACTATGACTTCAGGTACgcatagacacacacaaacacttacaaAAAATACTACAGCAACCTACTTCAACTGATTAAATATTCCAAGTCAATATCACACAATCCCACGtagatcatacagtatgtacagtaatgaCTTTTTTCCAGCTTCGGAGCCGTGCGCTGCAGGATGCAGGTGTTACAGACTGGCTGTAGTGTGTCTGCTGATGCTGGTTGTACTCTTGATGGCCGCTGTCTTAGTACTGGGGGTCAATTTCAACAACCTGACTGCAGAGAGAGATGAGTTACAGACCAGTTTTAACAATATGACTAGCGAGAGAGTCCAGTtagagaccagttacaacaaACTGACTGCTGAGAAACAACGTTTGGCAACCAgttatacaaacatgactaaagaaagagaccagttacagaggaATAGAGACGATCTTGAGAAGAAGAGAGACGGACTCCAGAAGAGGCTTTCTCAGCTGAGTGAGTGAACTGTTtggtttttactttaaatgcCACAGCACATTTGCTCTTGCTCTGCCTCCAGGGTGGTAAATCAAACCCTCTGTGTGCTGTGGTGTAGCAACATCTAGGAAcgttttctgttattttatttaaagtggttTTAGACTAAACACGGTGGCCAGAGGTGTAGTGGCtatcactgtggccttgcacctccagggccgaGGGTTTGGTTTTTATCTTAGCACCAGTGAGATTTTCAGGCTGTGTGTACATGCTGGACcatttcacaaaaataaattaataaaataataaatatttaaataaataaatgtaactaattaatacattaagaagtgtgtaatagtgtttttaataatagtttttaataatCTTTGAGATAAGGCAAGAAACAAAAGGTATGATACTCACTGGTGATGGTGTTTTACTCGAAAACACTACGTCCTAAACTCACCACATGTCTCAGTGGTAAGGGTGCGCTTGAGATATTGTCCAGCTGTTTCAACTCCAGCTATGTTCAACTCCTGGTGGTTACGAGGGCTGACAAGAATTTACACCAGTGGAATAACTGAAGAACACTGATCTGTGGTTTTAATGCAATGTAGTTATGAAGGTGCTAATATTTTAATCTGCGCTCTGTACAGAGGAAGACATTAACACACCAGAGTGGAGATACTTCAACTCCAGTATTTATTACATCTCTACTGAGAGGAAAAGCTGGAGTGACAGCAGAAAGGACTGCAGGAGACGaggagcagacctggtgatcatTAACAGCCGGGAAGAACAGGTGAAGAGAAAAAATACGGAGAGAGAAATTAATTTCACAGATAAATTTTTTTAGGTATAAATcagtataaaacaatataacgGTATAAGTCTTTTTAAAGAGACAATGCCATATGTTTTTCGGTTGTTCTCATGATGAGTTTTGACCCCAACTCTCTGTGCATTGAAGCTTGCTGAAATATTATAGTCAGAAAATGCATTATAGTAAGCAATCCAGGGATAGGATAATCTACGGGACAATTTGGGAATATAATCACTTAAACCCAGcataatgaaatttaaatacacCTTCTGGTGCTACTTGGACACGTCATCAGTGGAGTACTCGAGGTCATAGGGTGTTTCGGGTCACCCGGTCGACCCAGCCGAGGGTGATCAGTCCCCGGCTTGTGTCCAAGTAGCCTGTTGCACCACGGGACCCCCTGCGGATCCACAGCCACCGCGAGGCTCTCTCTGCGGCCTCTAAGATGTTTGTGGTGGCTTTTTTCAAATACAGTCCTCTTACTCCAAGAAGTTTAAGGGTTTGCAGCAGTGAATGGCCTGCAAAGCCTCGGCACCCGACCTAGACTGGCTCACAGCGAACTCTCCAGCCGCGGTTCCAGCACTCCGAGCTTAGCTCTGCATATTTAGCCCTCTTGCGTTCGTGTGCCTCTTCAATTCGGTCTCCCCAGGGGACTGTCAGTTCCAGGATGACCACTTGCTTGGTAAGCTCTGATGTTAATACCATATCTGGGCGGAGAGAAGTGGCTGTGATGTTGCCTGGGAACTTGAGCTGTCTACCTAGGGCAACTTGAAGCTGCCAATCACGAGCAGTGGAGAGAAGCCCCCCTGTAGGGCTAAACCGGCGGTGCCCTGCTCTGATAAAGGTGATAATAATAAGAACATTTAATGAATTGACGAGTGATTATGTTATTGTCTTGACCTTGCCCCCCTTGCCCCTgatttcaaatgtttttaaatctgttATTAGGTTTAGATTTTGTAGTGCATCTGCCACACAAGTCATTTTCTGATTGGATATCTCAACAATGCTGAAACAGTGCTTGTAATTCCTTACCAGGACTTTGTTGAGGTGTGGAGAAAAGGTGGAAGTGCTTGGACTGGTGCAAATGACAGAGACACAGAAGGGATCTGGAAATGGGTGGACGGTACAGCTGTGATCAGTGGGTAAGAGATAATAATACTGAACTGACTTCTTGTACAATGGATTAtgactggatttttttattcatctcattaatcagacttacagtatgtttgtcaattaattaatcaaaactcatttatattatacttttttaaacaacataatGGTAAAAGAAGTATATAAACCTTTTTGAATTTTGTTTGTCAGTTTATTTGACAGAGACATTGTACATTAATTCACACATCTGTAAATATACCAGATTATgcaaaatagctttttttttcccgtaGGCAGTCCAAGAACAGTAAAATGCCAccttaaacaattaacaataACAATTCATAACAATAACACCACATTCTAATCATCTAATCATAAaactacaatatatatacacaaataaaatatgtaaaacaagtGTTTAAAACACCAACAGGAAGGAAGTAAGGAGAGGATGCAGGAGAAATCTCattaattgtattaatttcatgttttttggcataaatatttcttataaaatgtaaaatgatctTTATTTAAGTGAATATACAGCAACGTGCCTAAAATCACAAGACAAAAATATCTGATCTTTCATGTATTTATtgagaacaaccataaaaactaGTAATGTTACTGGAAAAAGTATGTAAATCCTTGAGTTAATAACCTTAGAAAAGCTAATTTGAGTCTGTTATTAGCATACCATTAGTGTTGTTAAGAAAATGAGTTTGAAGGTGTGGACTAAAGGCACTTTGACTGATAAAAAACAAGGGTGCGCTACTCTGCACAAGAAGAATACACTAATGTGAGCAATGTCTTGCCAAAATAAGCCTTAAGAGGAACTATGATCAAAAATTTTTGATTTACATAAAGCTGGAAATGGTTACACAGTGATTTTCAAAGACTTTGGGGTATTTTGGCAAAATGGAGACACTTTGAGACTGTGGCTACTCTATCAATGCCCAATCAAAATGACCCAAGGAGCACAACAAAGACTCATCATTGAAATAAAGTGATGGCCAAAGATTTAAAAGCATCATTGGAACAGGCCAACATCTGTGTTCATgagcctacagtacataaaacacTCAACCAGTAGTGTATTTATGGCAGAGCACCACAAGGGAAGCAACTGCTtactaaaaaataacattactgCACTCCTGAAGTTTGTAAAAGAACAGATTGACATTTCACAACAGTACTGGCAAAATGTTTTGTCCACTAATGTAACTAAGATTGAACTTTTTGTCAAGAACACGCAGCactacatctggtgtaaaaaggGCACTAAATATCATCATGAAAACATCACCCCAACCGTAAAGTATGGTGaagaaacattatttaattcaattcaattttttttgtatagcgcttttaacaattagcattgtcccaaagcagctttaccgtGTGCCGGCTttgcattcagtgtgatccgagtttTTGGTaactatattaattaaatgactAAAACAGACATCCTGACTCTTTTTACGTTTttgtttagctcggggaacagacacagtctcaatacagtgaaccctgagtgacgactctatgcagctagcagacggttggtttagcctgtctgtctgctccctggcctgggctctggattgtcaccgattaactaggcctcttctgagactatgagctatacaaCAAGAAATAAGTGCAGCACCTTcctgagtgggatggacaccgtcccgcccgaacaggccagttttgccctcaaaggtcttccaattatcaatgaagcccacattattttcggagcaccacctggacatccagcagtTCAGCGACCAttacctgctgtaagctatgtcgccacgtctcattgggatgggaccagagcatattacgacCCTTCGCTAATTTGAACACCTCTGAaaagttattcttgctaacctctgactgacgaaggcgtatatcattagctccagcatgtaccactatcttagagaacttgtgctgtcctagagccctaagattacctgctatgtccggtgctctggctcccgggatacacctaaccactgccgctggcgcccctaaaggtctagctaatttcacgtgtctcagtatagagtctcctataaccagagctctttcaggtttctcagtgggtgcattactgaggagagcaaacctgttggacacgtgaagcgcagaagaggtgtgctccagtgggctagccttagcgttagctttggctgaacgagtatgccgccgagtcgtcacccactcgccacgctgtgagggctctaatgctggagtgcggcacccagactgtccgctacaggaataaggCTGTTCTCatgctctctaaccctctctaaagtttGGATgtgctcctctaacgctgatactGTAtcaaaaaatggggaaaaaggcgaagccaaatagtatgaagatgtaaaaactagttgctattaatattattattgtataaacgaAAAAGCTATATAATTTAAACACTGATAAAAACGCGAAACGCGGCAACGATACGAGAACAGGATGATAAATCATTATGATTTGGACTGCTTTGCTGCAAAACACCAGATCCATCCAACCATAAGTCCACAACAGAATGACTTCAGAGGGGTTTGGAATTTGTAATGTTGAATAAGTGTGTTCAATAAAAACAGTGTTATTATTTACGGCACAGTATAATGACAAAATTAAACCAAATACAATAACTATTACTTAGTCAAATACTAGAAATGCATTCTTAACATATGCATCCGTGTGTTAGGAGACAAGCAGCAGCAGTAGTTTTAGGTttaccatactgtatatgcaaagaCAGATAATTACAGAAGAGTTTGTAGTTTTGttctcattgtttttttcttcttctgtgcttgttaaattacatttctttCAGGTTCTGGAGTAAAGGTGAACCCAACAACAGAGGTGATGAGGACTGTGCTGTTTCTGGTTATCGGtctaaacctgtgccaaattggGTTGATGTTTCCTGTAGTTCACAGTATATTTGGATCTGTGAGAAGAAAATCATCATTTGAAAAGTTGTACATGAATGgattactgtatttacatttaattcggTGCATGCGTGTAATTTTTAGTCCAGTGTAACCTAAATGTTGGTGGtgagattaaaaaagaaaaactcaccAAACTGTTGTGTTATTGGCTTTTGCTTAATATATTTCACATTTCAAATTTTAGGGAGAATTTTAAACTTgttaaacaatttttacagcaaaagtgttttctttttaatttcacCATACTGTAACTACTCTAATTCtccaaattatatttattgtatataaatattttttaccacTTTCTTTGTTTACCACATAATTcagtatgtgttattttaatagttttaacaTCTTTAGTTTCATAATACAATGTAGACAattagaaatataaagaaaaaacccTTGAATGAATAcattagtttaaacatttgaccACATGTTGTCACAAATTAGCAGATTAAGAGTGGAGAAGGTTTCTTATGATGTAGTAGTTTTAAAAGAAGCTTTCTTTAATCTGTAGTCTAATACAAAGGATTTACGGGCAAATGTGTTTCCATTAAATGCTGATCAGCCTAAAATGCTGAGTCTGTGTAGGCAAAGTGCACATTAATATATTGTTGACCCTTTCTTCTCGGTTAAATTTATCTGGATCTGTTCACTATAGCAAGTCATGAATATTACACAAAACCACACAATCTGGTATTTCCAAAAAGactaatttcttctttttgcaaTAAATCACTATTTGCATCAAAATCACAATCTGCAGAGTTCTGTgttcatgtacacacacaatctAAATTCTTTTGTCCACTTTGACAAGCATATAATTATAGTTGTAaagagtagtttttttttcatctcagaTCATTGGCTATGGTGAAACACTTTTTATCCAGTAAAGACCTTGAAATTGTAATTCATGCGTTAATTTCTTCTCATCTGGATTACTGTAACTTCTTGTATGTTGGCGTACCTCAATCTGCA
The DNA window shown above is from Clarias gariepinus isolate MV-2021 ecotype Netherlands chromosome 5, CGAR_prim_01v2, whole genome shotgun sequence and carries:
- the LOC128524419 gene encoding C-type lectin domain family 4 member M-like; this translates as MMTDTVSVNSLDLKDENDLYEVIYMEEIKESHVTTSDKGTMTSASEPCAAGCRCYRLAVVCLLMLVVLLMAAVLVLGVNFNNLTAERDELQTSFNNMTSERVQLETSYNKLTAEKQRLATSYTNMTKERDQLQRNRDDLEKKRDGLQKRLSQLKEDINTPEWRYFNSSIYYISTERKSWSDSRKDCRRRGADLVIINSREEQDFVEVWRKGGSAWTGANDRDTEGIWKWVDGTAVISGFWSKGEPNNRGDEDCAVSGYRSKPVPNWVDVSCSSQYIWICEKKIII